One window of the Oceanicaulis sp. genome contains the following:
- a CDS encoding molecular chaperone DjiA encodes MSFWRKLADLVMGSRDPFDCDTEDCPPGRRVDDADYAMALIGLGAKMAKADGEVTRDEVAAFAQVFRAPPGFEAPLRRAFDLAKQTTLGFDGYARRLARRFRHHPAVLEDVLDGLFHIAKADGRVTADEEEYLSRVAEIFGFRALDYDRIRVAHLGAPEDDPWALLGLERGASPEEIKRAYRRAAAQNHPDRLIARGAPAEMQRIADAKMAAINAAYKQIAPRLEAPAGG; translated from the coding sequence ATGAGCTTCTGGCGCAAGCTCGCCGATCTCGTCATGGGATCGCGCGACCCGTTCGACTGCGACACGGAAGACTGCCCGCCGGGCCGGCGGGTGGACGATGCGGACTACGCCATGGCGCTGATCGGGCTGGGCGCGAAGATGGCCAAGGCCGACGGGGAGGTGACCCGCGACGAGGTCGCCGCCTTCGCCCAGGTCTTCCGCGCCCCGCCCGGCTTCGAGGCGCCGCTGCGCCGCGCGTTCGATCTCGCCAAGCAGACCACGCTGGGCTTTGACGGTTACGCCAGGCGCCTCGCCCGGCGGTTCCGCCATCACCCGGCCGTGCTCGAAGACGTGCTCGACGGGCTGTTTCACATCGCCAAGGCGGACGGACGCGTGACCGCGGACGAGGAGGAATATCTCTCCCGGGTGGCGGAGATTTTCGGCTTCCGCGCCCTTGATTACGACCGGATCAGGGTGGCGCATCTCGGCGCGCCGGAGGACGACCCCTGGGCGCTTCTGGGCCTTGAACGCGGCGCGTCGCCCGAGGAGATCAAGCGCGCCTACCGCCGGGCGGCCGCACAGAACCACCCCGACCGGCTGATCGCCCGCGGCGCGCCGGCCGAGATGCAGCGGATCGCAGACGCGAAGATGGCCGCGATCAACGCCGCCTATAAACAGATCGCCCCCAGGCTGGAGGCGCCGGCGGGCGGTTGA